TAATGGAATACAAAGGTGAGCATGTTGATCAAGCGAGCCGACAAGTAATCGATCGGATTGGTGAAATGGGCGGTAATGGAGGCCTGATCGCACTGGATAAAAATGGACATGTTGCGATGCCTTTTAATACCGCCGGGATGTATCGCGGTACAGTGACTAAAGACGGTAAGATAACAGTAGAAATTTATAAATAGCCAATTCAGCTGTTTTCATCATCATAAAATATCCCAAGGGGGTCAATGTAATACATATTAACCCCTTTGGATAAATTTTGTTAACTATTTTTTATTGAACAGCGATATGGCCAATGCTATCAAATTGCCGTCAGGTATTGTTCAATCTCATCAAATTGGATATCGCCATGGGAAGCATCATATAGACTTTCTTTTCCTTCAACAATCAGTATCTGAGGGGATTGATGTGTTACATTCCAACGTTGGGCAATCTCATTTGATAATGGACGGTAGCGCAAAAGATCTAAAAGATAGATTGCATAATCATGGTCTGAAGTCGCAGACATACGCTCAAGACTGCGCTTAGCCATATTGCTAATACCACAAGTCGTGCTATGTTTAAAGATGGCTGCAACTTTATCAGATTGATAAAGCTCCTGTAACTGTTCCTCTGTATTTAATTCTATCCAATTAATCATATTATAGTTCTGTAAATTTTTTCTGTTCTACTTGTACAAAAGACGAAATAGCGGAGAATATACAACTCTTTTGGTCATTGCTTGTCGAATTGAAGAAACTAGGTAAACGCATACCATCGCCAATCTCCTTATATTTGCTCACTTCATAAGTGGTTTTTTCGCCCTTATCTATGTATTCGTAACGTACAATCTCACCGGTATTTTGATCAATATAAAGCAAACCATCCATCTTTGAACCAAAGATAGTGCCTGACGAGCTGATCGTTGCTATCGTTAATTTCTGTCCAGCGCTGAAACTTTCTTTCTGACTTTTTAGCTGCACATTCTTCTGTCCGATCAGCGTCGGTAAAAGGAGCAGATGAAGATCCGAAAATAATTGGCTTTTAATTGACTTTTTTAGCTCCGGCCCATCTCCAGCTATATTCCCTCCAATAAAGAGTTTATCGGCCCCTGGATTCTTAAAATTAAACAGATAGGTCACCTGATCTGTGCCGCTATAGCCGTCAAATCGACATGCTCCGGTGCTGCGATTGAACAAGAATTTTCGCTCTTCTTTTGACAATTGGTCGGAGATGGTATTTCCCTTTGCTGAGAATGCCAAATATTGCAAAGAATCCCATTTTTCCTGGCCACCGATACTTTGCCAAATCTGCTTGTTTAGACTATCGTCTTGCGCCACAAGATCCAGCTGACAGAATAATGTCAGCATAATGACCAAGAGTACATTCGATAATGTTTTCATAATCCTTTTTTTTAAAAACAATCATCAAGTAAGCCGCATCAAAATTGATCGCGTTAAACTTCATCATTGCGTCATTGTCTATAAAACTACCTATCGTTACAACTATTTAAAATACAATCAAGATAATTCAATAACAATTTATTCTAGTGAAAAAATAAAAATCGATTAATAAGATAACTGAATATATTATTAATCGATTTATTCAAATATAAGTATCTGAGCAATAAGCTGTACTCAGCAATACTTTTCATTATTGAATGGTAGGCAAAATTAATACCAAAACTAGAATTTTTTGGCAATATGGGCCATTTGTATCGCTGTAATAGCAGCTTCTTCGCCTTTGTTGCCATGTTTTCCACCAGCACGATCCAATGCTTGCTGAAGGTTATCAGTAGTCAATACACCAAAAATGGCTGGTTTATTGTATTTGAGCCCTACATTGGCAATGCCATTTGCAACTGCATCGCAGATAAAATCAAAGTGTCTCGTCTCACCCTGAATGACGCAGCCTAAACAAATAACAGCATCAAAATTCTGGTTTCTGAACACAAGATCTGCTCCCGAAATTAATTCGAAACTTCCAGGAACCTCGATGACTTGGATATTTTTTTCTTGAGCGCCATGCTTCTCTAAGCCTGTAATTGCACCATTCAATAATGCACCTGTGATTTCTGCATTCCATTGTGCAACAACGATTGCAAATTTGAATGGACTTGCATCCGCAACCTGAATATGCGAAAAGTCGGATAAATTTTTAATGCTACTTGCCATAATAGGAACAAAGATAGTGATTTTAGATGGTCACAAAAAAAGAGGCTATCAAATAGCCTCTTTTTCGTATATTTTTATATTTATTCTATTATAAATGTGCTTGTACACGGCCTAATAAACCATCAATTGTTGAAGCTTCTTGGCTCTCCGGAAAATCTGTTTTAATCTTCTTGTAAGCAGTCTCTGCACTTTTGTAGTCATTTTGCGCTTCATATACAAGTCCTAGTTTTTTCAAAAAGAGTGGAGTTGTATACGAGTTGCTTGATTTTTCAGAAGCCTGCTTATAGTAGTCTGCAGCTTTTTTGTAGTCTTTTAATTCTGAATAAGCATCACCTGTTAAACCAATTACGAGTGGATCTAGAATTTGACTTCCTGTCGGAGCATATTTTTCAAGCGCTTTTGCAGCTTCATCGAATTTACCTTGACGCAAATACAAACCTCCTAAATAGGCGTTTGCAATATTGGCAGATTTGGTGTTTGAATATTCGTCCGCAATTTGTTTAAATCCAAGAAATGCACCATCGCCCATGATTGCTTTACTTTGTAAAGAATCAATTGTAGCAAGCTGTTCTGCTTTGTACATACGGTTCGAAGCTTCTTCTGCTCTTGGATCAAGATAAAGCTTTTGATATCCAAAATAAAGTAAGATCAATACAACGATACCACCTAAAATGAACACGACACTTTTTTGGTTATCTTGAAAAAAAGATCCTTTTGAAGGTTTGAAACCTTGATTTGTATTATTTGTGTTTTTAGACATTACTAATCAGTAAAATATGGATTGCAAAAATACACTTTTCGAGCAAATTTGCAAGTGTTTTGCAAATTTTAACGTGAATTAACTTTGCTTTTTCGATTCATTCGACAATTCAATTTCCTTGTCTAGCTGTTCGTAGATGGAATTTTTACTTTTGAATTCAGGTACAATAATTTTCATTTGATAGACAACTTCGTTTTTGTTTTGTGTGGATAAACGCTGTTGCAATTCTCCGATTTTCATACACACCCTATCATAATTATTTTCTCTGACTTTGGCGATCATAATTTTTTCGTGGTGAGTCGGTAAGGTATTCTCTAAATCATTTAGTAATTCCTCATATAGCTTTTCACCAGGTCTTAATCCGGTGAATTTTATTTCAATATCTTCATTCGGTTTAAATCCTGAAAGGCGAATCATTTTTTTAGCTAACTCAACTATTTTGACAGATTTACCCATATCAAATACAAAAATTTCGCCACCTTGTCCCATTGTTCCAGCTTCAAGGACTAGTCGACATGCTTCGGGAATGGTCATAAAATACCGTGTAATTTCTGGATGAGTAACGGTTACCGGGCCACCTTTTTGAATCTGATCTCTGAATCGAGGGATAACAGATCCATTGGAGCCCAGGACATTGCCAAAGCGGGTTGTAATAAATTTGGTGTGAACATTTGCCCCTAATGTGTTTTCCAAATGATTGTTTAACGATTGTACATAGATTTCTGCAATACGTTTTGTAGCTCCCATGATATTGGTCGGGTTGACAGCTTTATCGGTAGAGACAAAAACAAATTTTTCAACCTGAAATTCTACGGCTAAATCAGCCAGATTTTTCGTCCCCATCACATTGGTCTGCACGGCTTCCAACGGGTGATTTTCCATCATGGGCACATGTTTGTATGCAGCCGCATGATAGACATAGTGCGGCTTGAAGGTCTCAAAAAGGAGTTGCATCCTTTTTGTGCTGCGGACATCGGCGATGTACGTATGATATACTTGATTTGGGAATTCATCTTGAAGGTCAAGCTGAAGGTTATGCAGGGGTGACTCTGCCTGATCACAAAGGATAATCATCTGCGGTTCGTATCTTCCCAATTGGGTTGCAATTTCACTTCCTATAGAACCGGCTGCGCCAGTAACAAGGATTCTCTTGCCCTTGGTCTGGCTTAGGATGTGGTCGTCGTTAATCTTGATCGGATCCCTTTCCAACAAATCTTCAATTTTTATTTTCTGAATCTGATTGGGATTAAGGTCGCCATTCATGATCTTTTTAACAGGCGGTAGTGTTAAAATATTGACGTTTTTTTCCAGCGCAACATCTGTGATTTCATTTTTGCGGTCCGATGGGATATTGTGCGAAGCGATGATGACCTCCTCAATATTTAATGTGTTAATGAGGTGGCTAAACTTTTGGGAAGAATAAATTTTTGTTCCATCAATTACTTTGTTGATTTTTTGCTCATTATCATCCATAAACCCTACAATAGCATTTTTGGAACGGACATCATGGTCTAAGGTTCTTTTTACAGCAATTCCCAAATCACCGGCCCCATAGATCAGTGTTTTTTTTCTGGAACCGCTGACTTTTTTGGTGTATAGAAAGAAAATCTTAATAATCGTTCTGTATACAGTTAGAATTAGAAAGGAGAAAAGAGCGAAGAATATGATGAGTGCTGTCGGAATATTGCGCTCCATTTCGTTTGCCTGGATGACTAGTTTTATAAACAGGAGAACAAAAACACTGAATGTTATCGTTGATAATATACGTATGGAGTCGATGGCGCTTGTGTAACGAACTATCCCAGTATACATTTTGAAGAGATAGAATGATAAAGAGGATACACCTATAAATAAAATGTAACGAATGCTAAAATCAATGTCGAGTAAAAAATCGAAGTTAAAATCATAATAAATGACGTTTGCGAGGAGATAAGCGACGGATACACTAAAGATGTCCAATAAAAAAATGATCCACCGTGGCACTATATTGACTTTACTGAGCATGGTATTATATCTGATTAATTTAAAACAAATGTAGATAAATTTGTTTCATTCCAAAGCTGTGCCAAACCAAATTTATCTTCGTTTGATAAGATTGATTATTTATCGTAATTTTAGCTAACGATCAATTTTACAAGATGAATGAGTTAGGAAAGCTTGCGAGTCAGGCTATGATTTCTCCAAAAGAGATGCTGTTTGAAAAGAAAAAGAATGCAAAAAGTTTATTTATTGGCATTCCAAAAGAAATCTCGCTTCAGGAAAAGCGAATTTGCCTGACACCGTTGGCGGTTGCATTATTGGTAGAAAATGGGCACGAAGTAATCATTGAGACGGGAGCAGGAGCAGGAGCCAATTTTTTGGATCACCATTATAGTGAACAGGGGGCTCGTATTGTATCGTCAAGAGAAGAGGTGTACCAGGCGGATCTGATCATCAAGGTTGGTAGCCCAATGATTAGTGAAGTTAAGTTGATGAAAGAAAGACAGCTTTTATTATCTTCTCAGCAACCCTCACTCATGAATCTGGATGTATTAAAGGCATTAATGCATAAAAAAATCACGGCAATTTCTTACGAATATTTAAGAGATGAGGGCGGTTGCCTAGCAGTGGTTCGTGCAATGAGCGAAATCGTAGGGGCGACGGCAACTTTAATTGCTGGAGAGTATCTGAGCAATGCTTTTGGCGGGAAGGGGCTGATGCTCGGTGGTGTTACTGGAGTAGCCTCTACAGAAGTTGTTATTATCGGCGCTGGCACCGTTGGTGAACAAGCCGCTCGGACGGCTTTGGCGCTAGGAGCAGAGGTAAAGGTATTTGATAATTCCATTTATAAACTTAGACGACTACAAAATAATCTGGGTAGTCGTGTGTTTACCTCTGTTATACAACCTATTATTTTAAACAAAGCTGTGATCAGTTCAGATGTTGTTATTGGTGCTTTACGAGCGCTTAACGGACGTTCCGCTTGTGTGATTTCGGAAGAGACCGTTTCCAAAATGAAACCTAATTCCGTTATTATAGATGTAAGCATTGATCAAGGGGGCAATTTTGAAACTTCGGAGGTAACCTCTCACGATAAACCGATCTTTCGAAAATTTGATGTTATTCACTATTGTGTTCCCAATATAGCGTCTCGGGTAGCGCGAACAGCCACCTATGCCATGAGCAATATCTTCACTTCGATTTTGCTCGATTTCGCTGAACTCGGGGGATTGAAAAATGCTATTTGGAAGAATCCTGGTATTCGGAGTTCTATTTATTTGTATCAAGGTAACCTGACGAATATAGACATGGCCTCAAGGTTTAATATGACGGCGAAGGACTTAGATTTGTTAGTCGTTTCTTCGTTATAAACCCTAAGTATCCAGATAAACCCTAAGTATCCAGCTCGTTCTTGATCTACTCCGGGAGGATGTTACATGTGAAAGGGACGCATATTTCTAGTAGATATAGTTTGGAGATCTTTTTTAAAATGTTATTTAAATGAAAAAAATTTTTATGATTTTATGTTCCTTGATTTCGCTTGTTAAAGCGCAGGAGGCAATCAACCTTTATACAGATTCAATTCCAAATGCAACTGATAAAGAGCAGGTAAATTTAGAAAAGAACGTCCCCAAGTTATTTGTCTATACAGCAGATAAAAGTATGGATAAAAATATCGCCGTACTGGTTATTCCTGGGGGTGGGTATGCTCATATCGCAATGGATCATGAGGGACATGCCGTTGCTAAAGAGTTGGCGAAAAATGGGTATTCGGCATATGTTTTACAATATCGATTGCCTTCGCCGAATATCATGCGTGACAAATCTATCGGGCCTCTTCAGGATGCGCAGCGGGCAATGCAATTGATCAGAACCCTGCACCCCGGACTTCGAAAGGTGGGGGTTATCGGATTTTCCGCAGGCGGACATTTGGCCTCCACTTTAATAACGAAGTTTAAGAAAGACTATATAGTGAATCCTTCACATGTATCCCTAAGACCTGATTTTGCTGGATTAATTTATCCTGTAATCTCTATGCAAAATGATATCACACATAAAGGTTCGCGTATAAATCTCATCGGAGAAAACCCTTCAGAAGACCAAATCAACCTGTTTTCTTCCAATTTGCAGGTATCTCCTGAAGTTTGTCCCGTTTTCTTTGTACATGCCAAGGATGATACAGCTGTACCGATAGAAAACAGTTATAGAATGATTGCTGCTCTGGACAAGTCAAAAGTACCCAACAAGCTTTATACCTTTGAGCAAGGTGGACACGGTTTTGGATTAATTAACAAAACTTCGGATACGTTATGGTTTGACGCATTTTTATCTTGGCTTGATACACAAGACTAAGTTATGCAATTAATGGTCAAAAGAGATCCAGTGGGATATTGTTAGATCGACAGCCTGTTGTTTTTGTGGAATTATTTGCGATGTTATTATCGCATGTAAGTTAATCTCATTATTGCTCACGACTATTTCATAATAAAAACCTCTGAATCGGACATCTTTTACGAAAAAAGTAGACTGCTCAGCAGGACTGATTGAAATCCATTCTTGATGTATCGCGATTGGTTTATCGCTTGCTATACCTAAACTTTGAGCCTGTTCCACCTGTAATATATTGCTTTTTGCCAGTAATTGGGCAGTATAAGGATGCGATGGATTGCTATACAATACATGTGGGTTGTTTTGATCTAGGATTTTGCCAGATTTCATCACAATGAGATTATCTGCCAGGGCAAGTACTTCCGTTGGATCGTGGGAAACTAAAATGACGGTTAGTCCGGTTTCTTTGACAATATCCTTGATGTCCTGTTGCAAGGTATCCCTAAAAGAGGCATCTACCTGATTGAATGGTTCATCCATGAGTAAGACTTCAGGCTCGTTGATCAATGCACGGCAGATGGCGACGCGTTGTTTTTCTCCGCCACTGATGTCTGCTACTCTTTTTTTAGCGAGATGGTCGATCCGTAGACGTTGTAATATTTCCGCAGTTTTGTCTTGTTTGCGTTTGATATCTGTGTTTGGCAATTGTGAGGCAACATTATCCCATACATTAGCATACGTATTCAAATCGTCAAAGCCTTGCGAGACTAATTTCATGGCATCATGTCCGGGAATTAACTTGTCCTTGCGCGTGGGTACTTGCCACCCTTTATAGCGTACAATGCCAGCAGTTGGTTCTAAAAGACCGTATATAAGCCTCAGTAATGTACTTTTTCCACTGCCAGATTCACCAATGATTGCTGTTATTTTTCCCTCTTCGATATCGAAAGAACTATTTTCAACAGCAAACTGCATCGTGTTCTCATGAAATGAAAAGCTCAGGTGTTCGGCATGTATAGCCGCTAATCCGGGCACATGGGTATCAGTTGGAATATATTGACAAGAGGATGAATGAGCCATAGTAGGGAGTCGAAAAAAAAGGTAGTTAACGAATAGAAATTTGACGTGTTGTTGCATCTAGGATGCTAATATGTATCTCTTTTGCTTCTTCAGGAAGTAAGTTGGGGATTTTCTCCGGCCACTCAACAAAGCAATAAGCACCTGAATAGAAATATTCCTCATAACCAAAATCGAATGCCTCCTGTTCATCTTTAATGCGGTAAAAATCAAAGTGATATACAGGTCCAATTGGGGACTCATATTCATTAACAATGGAGAATGTTGGACTGGATGTACTGTCTTGTACATGCAATTGTTTACACAGGTATTTTATAAAAGTTGTCTTTCCTGCTCCCATGGAACCATATAATAGAAAAACCCGGGCCTTAGGAAAACTATTTAAAAGTGTCTGCGCCGCTTGAGGTAGATCTGCTGTGGTATTTACAATAATTTCCATGTGGCAAAATTACTATTTCGGTAGGTATGTCGCAAAGGGGATAATCATTTCCTCCAACGAGATTCCACCATGTTGGAACGTTCCATTAAAATAGTTGACAAATTGATTGTAGTTGTTGGGGTAGACAAAATACGAATCTTCTTTGGCAAAAACGTATGTTGAACTCACATGAAGTTTAGGCAGCTGTGCTTCGTGGGGATTTTTGATAGCAAAAACATCTTTGTCGATATAATTCAGATTTTTTCCTTGCTTATACCTCAAATTTGTATTTGTATTTCGATCACCAACGATTTTACTGGGCTTTTTTACCCGGATCGTGCCATGGTCGGTTGTAATAATCACACGCACTTTCTTTTGCGAGAGCCATTTTATTGCCTCTAATAAAGGTGAGTGTTCAAACCAAGACAATGTGAGGGAGCGATATGCTGCTTCGTCGTTCGCTAATTCACGAATCATAGAGCTGTCCGTACGCGCGTGAGAAAGCATATCAACAAAGTTATACACCAATACATTCAGTTGATTGTGCATGAAATTGCCGAGATTGTCTAACACGTCCTTTCCTTGTTCCAGCGTCAAAACTTTGCTGTAGGAGTGTTTGATGGCCTTGCGGTAAAGTCGCTTGATCTGATCTTCCAAAAATTTATCTTCATATAAATTCTTGCCACCTTCATCCTCATCATTTTGCCATAATTTTGGAAAGCGTTTTTCCATTTCCAGTGGAGTTAAGCCACTAAAGATGGCATTTCTAGCATATTGTGTTGCCGTTGGTAAAATACTGTAATAGGTTATCTCCTCCTCAAGTCGAAAATAATCGGTGATGACCTCATTGATAATTTTCCATTGATCGAAACGCAAATTGTCTATTAGGAAGAAAAATGTCGGTATATGATCTTCTATGGTCGGAAATACCTTCTTCTTAAATAGCTGGTGGGATAGAATAGGCGCGTTTTCGGGACGGTTAATCCACTGTAAATAGTTGCTTTCTATAAATTTTGAGAATTGCATGTTTGCTTCGGATTTTTGCATCGTCAGAATTTCATGCATATTGTTGTCCTCAAGCTTTTCGAGGGACAATTCCCAGTATACCAGTTTTTTGTACACTTCTGACCATTGATTGAAATCCAGATTGTCATTTAAGATCATCCCCAAATTGCGGAAGTCCTGTTGATAGGCCATGGATGTTTTCTCATTGACAAGACGCTTGTTCTCCGTTAATTTTTTTATTGTCATCAAGATCTGCTTGGGGTTGACCGGCTTGATCAGATAATCATCTATTTTGGAGCCGATGGCATCTTCCATGACATGTTCTTCTTCGTTTTTTGTGACCAGAACAACTGGAACTGTAGGGTTGATCGATTTGAGTATGGCAAGTGTTTCGAGCCCGGTTAGCCCAGGCATATTTTCGTCTAAGAAAACGAGATGGAAAAAACCATTCTTAAAGGCTTCAACGGCATCATTTCCATTGTTGACCGTGTCAACTTTGTAACCTTTGCTTTCTAAAAATAAAATGTGTGGTTTTAGAAAGTCAATTTCATCGTCAGCCCAAAGAATATGTGTTTTTTGCATCTTGTTATTATATGTCTATTAGTAGAGGGGAGGATCTGATTTTCGATCTCATGCTAACATAAGCAAATATCGTGCTTTAGATTTTATTTTTAACATTTCTTAACGGTGAACTAACTATCTTTGTTTTAAGTTTATACTAGTGTTACCCAAGGGTTCGTGATTAAAGCGCTCGGTATCATAATTTATAGTGTTGATGATCGTATTAATTTGTCGCCACGTTGAACAAAAATAAAATTATTAATGATCCGGTATATGGATTTGTCGCTATTCCTACAGGATTGGTCTTCGACCTGGTGCAACATCCTTATTTTCAAAGGCTCCGCTATATTAAGCAGGTGAGCATGACACATCTTGTCTATCCCGGAGCTTTGCATACTCGCTTTCAGCACGCCATAGGAGCGATGCATTTGATGTCGATGGCTTTGGAAACTTTGCGGAGTAAAGGTGTCACCATTTCTGCTGATGAAGAGGAGGCTGTTCTTTCGGCAATTTTGCTACATGACATAGGCCATGGTCCTTTTTCCCATTCTTTGGAGCATAGTTTGATTGAAGGAGTTTCACATGAGTTATTGTCCTCCCTGTTGATGAATCGTATCAACCAGGATTTGGACGGAAGGTTAAGCTTGGCAATTACAATCTTTAACAATAAATATGAACGCAAATTTCTCCATCAATTGGTGTCGAGCCAATTGGACGTTGATCGAATGGATTACCTCAATAGAGATAGTTTTTTTACCGGTGTATCGGAAGGCGTGATCTCATTTGATCGTATCATAAAAATGCTCAATGTCGTGGCGGATGAAATCGTGGTGGAATATAAAGGGCTGTATTCTGTCGAGAAATTCCTGATTGCACGACGGCTGATGTATTGGCAAGTCTATTTACATAAGACCGTTATCGGTGCTGAACAATTATTGATTAAAATTCTGCAGCGGGCAAAATATTTAACGGCTGCTGGTCATAAGCTCTTTTCTACCCCGGCTTTTCATTGGTTTTTAAGCCAGCAGGTCAACAAAACTAATTTTTTGGATGACCCGTTACATTTGGATTGGTTTACTCGTTTAGATGATACGGATATTATGTCTGCCATAAAAACATGGGAACATCATGAGGATTCTATTTTAAGTACAATGTGCCAGCGCGTTATGAAACGTAATCTATATCGCTCTGTCATGAGCAATAAACCATTCTCGCCAGCATATGTAGATTTAGTGAAATCGAAAGTACAAGCTGAGCTGGGTGTGGCTCAGGAGGATATTCATTATTATGTATTTATGCAGGAAATTCAAAACCGTGCCTATAATTCTTCCAAGGATCAAATAAAAATATTATTGAAATCCGGTGAGCTCGTGGATATAACAGAGGCTTCTGATCTAGGGAATTTAGAAGCACTATCGAAAAATGTGGCTAAATACGCCTTATGTTATCCAAAAGAGGTGGGATATGTTGCAATTACTTCCATCAAGTAGTTATTTTTTAATAAAAAAACATAGATTTGTACCATGCAATTTACTGCTCAACAAATAGGGACATTATTAGAAGGACGGATTGAAGGAAATCCAGAAGTTACTGTAGGTAACCTTGCCAAAATTGAGGAAGGTAAAAAAGGCGATCTTTCTTTTTTGTCAAATCCAAAATATGAGCATTTTATTTATACTACTGACGCCTCGATTGTAATTGTGAATGAAGATTTACAATTGACCCAAGCAACTAAGCCGACTTTAACGATCATACGGGTGAAGAATGCATATGCTGCTTTCTCTACTATTTTGAATATGTATAATGAGTTCCGTCTTGACAAAAGCGGACGTGAGGAGCCTCATTTTATACATACTGAAGCGGAGATCGGCCAAGGAGGTTATATTGGTGCATTTGTATATATTGGACGCGGGGCTTCCATTGGAGATAACGTGAAAATTTACCCACAGGTCTATATTGGCGATAAAGTAACGATTGGAGATAATACAACACTCTATCCAGGGGTGAAGATTTATCATGATTGTAAGATTGGGAA
The Sphingobacterium multivorum genome window above contains:
- a CDS encoding alanine dehydrogenase, coding for MNELGKLASQAMISPKEMLFEKKKNAKSLFIGIPKEISLQEKRICLTPLAVALLVENGHEVIIETGAGAGANFLDHHYSEQGARIVSSREEVYQADLIIKVGSPMISEVKLMKERQLLLSSQQPSLMNLDVLKALMHKKITAISYEYLRDEGGCLAVVRAMSEIVGATATLIAGEYLSNAFGGKGLMLGGVTGVASTEVVIIGAGTVGEQAARTALALGAEVKVFDNSIYKLRRLQNNLGSRVFTSVIQPIILNKAVISSDVVIGALRALNGRSACVISEETVSKMKPNSVIIDVSIDQGGNFETSEVTSHDKPIFRKFDVIHYCVPNIASRVARTATYAMSNIFTSILLDFAELGGLKNAIWKNPGIRSSIYLYQGNLTNIDMASRFNMTAKDLDLLVVSSL
- a CDS encoding alpha/beta hydrolase, producing the protein MKKIFMILCSLISLVKAQEAINLYTDSIPNATDKEQVNLEKNVPKLFVYTADKSMDKNIAVLVIPGGGYAHIAMDHEGHAVAKELAKNGYSAYVLQYRLPSPNIMRDKSIGPLQDAQRAMQLIRTLHPGLRKVGVIGFSAGGHLASTLITKFKKDYIVNPSHVSLRPDFAGLIYPVISMQNDITHKGSRINLIGENPSEDQINLFSSNLQVSPEVCPVFFVHAKDDTAVPIENSYRMIAALDKSKVPNKLYTFEQGGHGFGLINKTSDTLWFDAFLSWLDTQD
- the ribH gene encoding 6,7-dimethyl-8-ribityllumazine synthase; translated protein: MASSIKNLSDFSHIQVADASPFKFAIVVAQWNAEITGALLNGAITGLEKHGAQEKNIQVIEVPGSFELISGADLVFRNQNFDAVICLGCVIQGETRHFDFICDAVANGIANVGLKYNKPAIFGVLTTDNLQQALDRAGGKHGNKGEEAAITAIQMAHIAKKF
- the ytxJ gene encoding bacillithiol system redox-active protein YtxJ encodes the protein MINWIELNTEEQLQELYQSDKVAAIFKHSTTCGISNMAKRSLERMSATSDHDYAIYLLDLLRYRPLSNEIAQRWNVTHQSPQILIVEGKESLYDASHGDIQFDEIEQYLTAI
- a CDS encoding polysaccharide biosynthesis protein gives rise to the protein MLSKVNIVPRWIIFLLDIFSVSVAYLLANVIYYDFNFDFLLDIDFSIRYILFIGVSSLSFYLFKMYTGIVRYTSAIDSIRILSTITFSVFVLLFIKLVIQANEMERNIPTALIIFFALFSFLILTVYRTIIKIFFLYTKKVSGSRKKTLIYGAGDLGIAVKRTLDHDVRSKNAIVGFMDDNEQKINKVIDGTKIYSSQKFSHLINTLNIEEVIIASHNIPSDRKNEITDVALEKNVNILTLPPVKKIMNGDLNPNQIQKIKIEDLLERDPIKINDDHILSQTKGKRILVTGAAGSIGSEIATQLGRYEPQMIILCDQAESPLHNLQLDLQDEFPNQVYHTYIADVRSTKRMQLLFETFKPHYVYHAAAYKHVPMMENHPLEAVQTNVMGTKNLADLAVEFQVEKFVFVSTDKAVNPTNIMGATKRIAEIYVQSLNNHLENTLGANVHTKFITTRFGNVLGSNGSVIPRFRDQIQKGGPVTVTHPEITRYFMTIPEACRLVLEAGTMGQGGEIFVFDMGKSVKIVELAKKMIRLSGFKPNEDIEIKFTGLRPGEKLYEELLNDLENTLPTHHEKIMIAKVRENNYDRVCMKIGELQQRLSTQNKNEVVYQMKIIVPEFKSKNSIYEQLDKEIELSNESKKQS
- a CDS encoding bifunctional response regulator/alkaline phosphatase family protein, which encodes MQKTHILWADDEIDFLKPHILFLESKGYKVDTVNNGNDAVEAFKNGFFHLVFLDENMPGLTGLETLAILKSINPTVPVVLVTKNEEEHVMEDAIGSKIDDYLIKPVNPKQILMTIKKLTENKRLVNEKTSMAYQQDFRNLGMILNDNLDFNQWSEVYKKLVYWELSLEKLEDNNMHEILTMQKSEANMQFSKFIESNYLQWINRPENAPILSHQLFKKKVFPTIEDHIPTFFFLIDNLRFDQWKIINEVITDYFRLEEEITYYSILPTATQYARNAIFSGLTPLEMEKRFPKLWQNDEDEGGKNLYEDKFLEDQIKRLYRKAIKHSYSKVLTLEQGKDVLDNLGNFMHNQLNVLVYNFVDMLSHARTDSSMIRELANDEAAYRSLTLSWFEHSPLLEAIKWLSQKKVRVIITTDHGTIRVKKPSKIVGDRNTNTNLRYKQGKNLNYIDKDVFAIKNPHEAQLPKLHVSSTYVFAKEDSYFVYPNNYNQFVNYFNGTFQHGGISLEEMIIPFATYLPK
- the tsaE gene encoding tRNA (adenosine(37)-N6)-threonylcarbamoyltransferase complex ATPase subunit type 1 TsaE, with the protein product MEIIVNTTADLPQAAQTLLNSFPKARVFLLYGSMGAGKTTFIKYLCKQLHVQDSTSSPTFSIVNEYESPIGPVYHFDFYRIKDEQEAFDFGYEEYFYSGAYCFVEWPEKIPNLLPEEAKEIHISILDATTRQISIR
- a CDS encoding tetratricopeptide repeat protein, encoding MSKNTNNTNQGFKPSKGSFFQDNQKSVVFILGGIVVLILLYFGYQKLYLDPRAEEASNRMYKAEQLATIDSLQSKAIMGDGAFLGFKQIADEYSNTKSANIANAYLGGLYLRQGKFDEAAKALEKYAPTGSQILDPLVIGLTGDAYSELKDYKKAADYYKQASEKSSNSYTTPLFLKKLGLVYEAQNDYKSAETAYKKIKTDFPESQEASTIDGLLGRVQAHL
- a CDS encoding ABC transporter ATP-binding protein, whose translation is MAHSSSCQYIPTDTHVPGLAAIHAEHLSFSFHENTMQFAVENSSFDIEEGKITAIIGESGSGKSTLLRLIYGLLEPTAGIVRYKGWQVPTRKDKLIPGHDAMKLVSQGFDDLNTYANVWDNVASQLPNTDIKRKQDKTAEILQRLRIDHLAKKRVADISGGEKQRVAICRALINEPEVLLMDEPFNQVDASFRDTLQQDIKDIVKETGLTVILVSHDPTEVLALADNLIVMKSGKILDQNNPHVLYSNPSHPYTAQLLAKSNILQVEQAQSLGIASDKPIAIHQEWISISPAEQSTFFVKDVRFRGFYYEIVVSNNEINLHAIITSQIIPQKQQAVDLTISHWISFDH